A stretch of the Nyctibius grandis isolate bNycGra1 chromosome 13, bNycGra1.pri, whole genome shotgun sequence genome encodes the following:
- the TAF7L gene encoding transcription initiation factor TFIID subunit 7-like yields the protein MSKSKDDAPHELESQFVLRLPPEYASTVRRAVQSGNVNLKDRLTIELHADGRHGIVRVDRVPLAAKLVDLPCIIESLKTIDKKTFYKTADICQMLVCTVDGDLYPPLEEQTVSTDPKANKKKDKDREKKFIWNHGITLPLKNVRKRRFRKTAKKKYIESPDVEKEVKRLLSTDAEAVSVRWEVIAEDETKEADNHGSLTSLDISSPGMSGHKQGHGSSEHDELREIFNDISSSSEDEDERDHHDDEDLNIMDTEEDLERQLQDKLNESDGQQQENEGSNQIVMGIQKQIDNLKSKLQETQDRRKRQEDLIMKVENLALKTRLQAVLDEFKQQEEREKQQMTSLQEQLESLMEK from the exons atgAGTAAGAGCAAGGACGATGCTCCGCATGAGCTGGAGAGCCAGTTCGTGCTGCGGCTGCCGCCG GAATATGCCTCCACTGTGCGGCGAGCGGTACAGTCCGGGAATGTCAACTTGAAGGACAGGCTCACCATTGAGCTACACG CGGATGGGCGCCATGGGATTGTCCGCGTAGACCGGGTGCCACTGGCTGCTAAGCTGGTGGATCTGCCTTGCATCATCGAGAGCTTAAAAACCATTGACAAGAAAACCTTCTATAAGACAGCAGATATTTGCCAG ATGCTCGTTTGCACTGTGGATGGTGATCTCTACCCCCCTTTGGAAGAACAAACTGTGAGCACTGACCCCAAGGCAAACAAGAAGAAGGACaaggacagagagaagaaattcaTCTGGAACCATGGCA tcactcttcccctgaAAAATGTACGGAAGAGACGATTCCGGAAGACAGCTAAGAAGAAG TATATTGAGTCTCCTGATGTGGAAAAAGAGGTGAAGCGTCTCCTGAGCACAGATGCTGAAGCTGTCAGTGTCC GCTGGGAAGTCATTGCTGAAGATGAAACAAAAGAAGCAGACAACCATGGTTCACTCACCAGCCTGGACATCTCCTCCCCAGGGATGTCGGGACATAAGCAAGGCCACGGCTCCTCAG AACATGATGAACTGCGGGAGATATTTAATGacatcagcagcagcagtgaggatGAAGATGAGAGGGATCATCATGACGATGAAGACCTGAACATCATGGACACTGAGGAGGACTTGGAGAGGCAGCTGCAGGACAAGCTGAATGAGTCTGATGGGCAGCAACAGGAGAATGAGGGGTCCAATCAGATAG TCATGGGCATCCAGAAACAGATTGACAACCTGAAAAGTAAGCTCCAGGAGACCCAGGACAGGAGGAAGCGCCAGGAAGATCTCATCATGAAAGTGGAGAACCTAGCCCTCAAG ACCCGTCTCCAGGCTGTGCTGGATGAGTtcaagcagcaggaggagcgagagaagcagcag ATGACGTCCttgcaggagcagctggagtCCCTCATGGAGAAGTGA
- the LOC137669682 gene encoding magnesium transporter NIPA2-like, giving the protein MGGAGGRPGFYVGLGLALASSAFIGGSFILKKKGLLRLCRRGRARAGQGGHAYLREWLWWAGLLCMGVGEAANFAAYAFAPATLVTPLGALSVLVSAVLSSTFLNEQLNVHGKIGCLLSILGSTVMVIHAPQEEEVSSLESMAEKLKDPGFIVFAVCVLVSSLLLIFVAGPRYGQSNVLVYVLICSAIGSLSVSCVKGLGIALKELFSGKPVLKEPLGWVLLVCLVICISVQINYLNKALDIFNTSVVTPVYYVLFTTAVMMCSAILFKEWQHMVLDNIIGTISGFLTIVSGIFLLHAFRDMPFTPNLLPLFLQQGRADPHASWRSADRHQSCQHQPLLPSEDKGSQSAEEEEEEEGESV; this is encoded by the exons ATggggggcgcgggcgggcggcccggcTTCTacgtggggctggggctggcgctGGCCTCCAGCGCCTTCATCGGCGGCAGCTTCATCCTCAAGAAGAAGGGGCTGCTCCGGCTGTGCCGCCGCGGCCGCGCCAGGGCAG GGCAAGGAGGTCACGCGTACCTGCGAGAATGGCTTTGGTGGGCAGGGCTGCTGTGCA TGGGAGttggagaagcagcaaatttTGCTGCCTATGCCTTTGCGCCTGCAACACTGGTAACTCCACTCGGTGCTCTAAGTGTCCTTGTTAG TGCAGTTCTGTCTTCCACCTTCCTGAATGAGCAGCTGAATGTTCATGGGAAGATTGGCTGCCTCCTGAGTATCCTGGGCTCCACGGTGATGGTGATCCATGCTCCGCAGGAAGAAGAGGTTTCCAGCCTGGAGTCAATGGCAGAGAAGCTGAAAGATCCAG GATTCATTGTATTTGCTGTGTGTGTCCTGGTGAGCTCCCTTCTGCTTATCTTTGTGGCTGGACCCCGTTACGGACAGAGCAACGTCCTGGTTTATGTTTTGATCTGCTCCGCCATTGGCTCGCTTTCTGTGTCCTGCGTCAAAGGCTTGGGGATTGCCCTGAAAGAACTGTTTTCCGGGAAGCCAGTACTGAAAGAACCGCTGGGCTGGGTGCTCCTGGTGTGCCTGGTGATCTGCATCAGCGTCCAGATCAACTATCTGAACAAAGCCTTGGACATCTTCAACACATCTGTGGTCACACCCGTTTACTACGTGCTGTTCACCACAGCAGTCATGATGTGCTCTGCCATCCTCTTCAAGGAGTGGCAACACATGGTGCTAGACAACATCATTGGCACCATCAGCGGCTTCCTCACCATCGTGTCTGGCATCTTCCTCCTGCATGCCTTCAGGGACATGCCCTTCACCCCCAACCTCCTGCCCCTCTTCCTGCAGCAAGGCAGGGCAGACCCGCATGCCTCATGGAGGAGTGCAGACAGACATCAGTCATGTCAGCACCAGCCTCTTCTGCCCTCAGAGGACAAAGGCTCTCAGAGcgcagaggaggaagaggaggaggaaggtgaaaGTGTGTGA